GCTGCAAATGAACAGACTGATGTGGGAGCAGGATTTCCAAGGGGGAGCTGCGGATCTGAAGCTCTGGAACATCCGCTTAGGCAATGATCTGCTGGACAATGACGGGAATGCCGTCTTCCCGGGCTGGGGCAACGGGGAGCAGCAGTTCTATACAGGACGGCCGGAGAATCTGTCTATCGGCGAGGAGGGACTGCGGCTATGCGCGCACCGTGAGGTCACGGAGCAGGAGGGGCGGAGCTTCGCGTATACCTCGGCCCGGATTGATACAAGAGATCACTTCGCGTTCTGCTACGGCAAGCTGACTGTGCGCGCCAAGCTGCCGGCCGGACAGGGAGTCTGGCCGGCCATCTGGCTGCTTCCGCAGGATCAGGCGTATGGTCCCTGGCCGGCTTCCGGCGAGATTGATATTCTGGAGGCGAAGGGGCGTCTGCCCCGGCAGATAGCCGGAACGCTGCATTACGGTGCAGACATCGAGCGGAAGGTTGTCGAAGAATTCACTTACGAGCTGGAGCGCGGAACGATTGAAGTATTCCGGGATTACGCGCTGGAATGGGAGGAAGGGGTCATGAGATGGCTGGTAGACGGGCATTGCTACGCCGAGCGGCAGCTTGTGCCGGAGATGCCGTTCAATCAGCCCTTCTACCTGCTGCTTAACCTTGCCGTTGGCGGCTGGTATGATCCTGTGCCGGTGGACGAGGCTGCATTACCGGCAGTGATGACCATAGCCAGCATCCGGCTGTACCAGAGCTGAACATTGTTGGCTCAAAAAAAGAGCGATCCCCCGCCTAAGGAGGATCGCTCTTGTGCTGTGTGCTGATCTATATCAGAGTCAGCTTGAATTGGAAGGTGTACGGACGGTTGGCCGGCAGGGTGAACTGCTCATGCACAGGCGCACCCCAGCTGTCGTCGCCGCCGACACCCATCTGCTTGTAATTGACGCGCAGCATGGTGCAGGTGGACACCGGCAGCTTGTAGCCGTGGTCACTGGCTTCAAGCTCGGCAGGAGTCCAAGGCAGCGCATTAACTTCAACCGGCACTGCACCTTCAATGGACAATCCGTGTCCATCTCCTGCTGCGGTTACAGA
This region of Paenibacillus sp. FSL K6-1096 genomic DNA includes:
- a CDS encoding glycoside hydrolase family 16 protein, with protein sequence MNRLMWEQDFQGGAADLKLWNIRLGNDLLDNDGNAVFPGWGNGEQQFYTGRPENLSIGEEGLRLCAHREVTEQEGRSFAYTSARIDTRDHFAFCYGKLTVRAKLPAGQGVWPAIWLLPQDQAYGPWPASGEIDILEAKGRLPRQIAGTLHYGADIERKVVEEFTYELERGTIEVFRDYALEWEEGVMRWLVDGHCYAERQLVPEMPFNQPFYLLLNLAVGGWYDPVPVDEAALPAVMTIASIRLYQS